The Arachis hypogaea cultivar Tifrunner chromosome 14, arahy.Tifrunner.gnm2.J5K5, whole genome shotgun sequence genome has a segment encoding these proteins:
- the LOC112744449 gene encoding receptor-like protein 6 has product MGFLCSLTFSIQFLLLFSSSLFTNCFTLNDSTTTHHHECHQHENNALLSFKKTFIISKSASYNPFSYPKTLSWIPTTDCCSWDGIECNELTGHVIGIDLGSSQLYGFMDPNSTLFSLVHLQSLDLSDNDFNHSQIPAKIGELSQLRYLNLSHGNENTFSGEVPPQVSQLSNLLSLDLRSYTLQPLPYNLINHLQLKASTLTSLTQNSTRLEHLRLNFVTISSSLPHTLTNLTSLQMLSFRRCELYGEFPVGIFHLPNITILNFGENQNLQGTLPASIGNLTNLAQLVLGDNSFHGEIPRSLFRLKNLKFLSLSFNFFEGELALDMILKLKMLNNLDLSVNKLSLFSQNRDVNVTTLPPIQWLGLSECNLAGEVPTWMMNLTSLYHLDLSQNKLQGEIPYFLFMLENLTGLDLAGNVLEGQIELEMLSKLKKLTTLSLGGGNKLSFLEGKNTFNVTFPSQIQTLTLGSCNLVHFPNFIQHLQELTYLFISDNSIKTIPSWLWNKTTLQSLDISNNLLMGEIFPSICNLQSLVVLDLSSNNLVGMIPSCLGSFSQSLQLLNVSGNKLTGNIPQIYVKRNVLRFIDFSSNKLYGQLPRALVNCRMLEFLDVRHNHFNDSFPFWLGSLPKLKVVSLRDNQFHGAIMCPLKYTFPHLRIIDLSQNGFSMKLTSEIIMCFKSMIISNKRLMDFKDEIFIGDEVVDLDSFLFSMSNKGVVMDYLGGQYLRHMVAIDLSCNKIYGEIPDTMGSLNGLVVLNLSNNMFTGSIPSSFGKLSSLEVLDLSLNSLSGNIPQQLTGLNFLDFFNVSFNNLSGPIPENGQLSTFDDNSFKGNKDLCGIRLLKKCEDHPKLPLQKPDGDQDSESGSFFELYWMVILIGYGGGLVAGLALGNAFAIDVFRLLKKIF; this is encoded by the coding sequence ATGGGGTTCTTATGTTCTCTTACTTTCTCCATAcagtttcttcttctcttctcatctTCCCTCTTCACAAACTGTTTTACTTTGAATGATTCAACTACAACTCATCATCATGAGTGCCATCAACATGAAAACAATGCCTTGCTCAGCTTTAAAAAAACCTTCATCATAAGTAAGTCTGCTTCTTACAATCCTTTCAGTTATCCTAAAACTCTTTCTTGGATTCCAACCACAGATTGCTGCTCCTGGGATGGCATTGAATGCAATGAGCTCACAGGTCATGTGATCGGCATTGATCTTGGAAGCAGCCAACTCTATGGTTTCATGGATCCCAATAGCACCCTTTTCTCACTTGTGCACCTTCAAAGCCTTGATCTTTCTGACAATGActttaatcactctcaaattccTGCCAAGATAGGTGAGCTTTCACAACTAAGATATCTGAATCTTTCTCATGGCAATGAAAACACATTCTCTGGTGAAGTTCCACCTCAAGTTTCACAATTATCCAACTTGTTGTCCCTTGATCTTCGCAGCTATACTCTTCAGCCGCTTCCATATAATCTAATCAACCATTTGCAACTCAAGGCATCCACTCTTACAAGCTTAACCCAAAACTCGACTAGACTTGAACACCTTCGTCTGAATTTTGTGACCATTTCATCATCTTTACCTCATACTCTCACAAACCTTACGTCTTTGCAAATGCTTTCTTTTCGCCGATGTGAACTATATGGTGAGTTTCCAGTCGGAATATTCCATCTCCCAAACATAACAATCTTGAATTTTGGGGAAAACCAAAATCTGCAGGGTACATTACCTGCATCCATTGGAAACCTGACCAATTTAGCTCAATTGGTTCTTGGAGATAATAGCTTTCATGGTGAAATCCCTCGGTCTCTTTTTCGACTTAAGAATCTTAAATTTTTGTCGCTGTCGTTTAATTTTTTTGAAGGCGAACTAGCACTTGACATGATTTTGAAGTTAAAGATGCTTAATAATCTTGACTTGTCTGTCAACAAATTGTCCTTGTTCTCACAAAACAGGGATGTCAATGTGACAACCCTTCCTCCAATTCAATGGTTAGGATTGAGTGAGTGCAATTTAGCTGGGGAAGTTCCAACTTGGATGATGAATCTAACCTCTTTATATCACTTGGATCTTTCTCAAAATAAACTTCAAGGTGAAATTCCATATTTCCTCTTCATGTTGGAGAATCTTACAGGTCTTGATCTAGCTGGTAATGTGTTGGAAGGACAGATCGAGCTTGAAATGCTTTCAAAGCTCAAAAAGCTTACTACACTTAGTTTAGGCGGAGGCAACAAGTTGTCTTTTCTTGAGGGGAAGAACACTTTCAACGTAAcatttccttctcaaattcaaacTTTGACTTTAGGTTCATGCAACTTAGTTCATTTTCCCAATTTTATACAACACTTGCAAGAGTTGACTTATCTTTTCATATCAGACAACAGCATAAAGACAATACCGAGTTGGTTATGGAACAAAACAACTCTTCAGAGTTTGGATATTTCCAACAACCTATTGATGGGAGAAATATTCCCCTCCATATGCAACCTGCAGTCACTTGTGGTACTTGATTTATCTTCCAACAATTTAGTTGGCATGATTCCATCATGTTTGGGAAGCTTTAGCCAATCCCTTCAACTTTTGAATGTCTCAGGAAACAAATTGACAGGCAATATTCCTCAAATTTATGTGAAAAGAAATGTCCTTCGGTTTATCGATTTTAGTTCTAACAAGTTGTACGGTCAATTACCAAGAGCACTTGTCAATTGCAGAATGCTAGAGTTTCTTGATGTGAGACATAACCATTTCAATGACTCATTTCCTTTCTGGTTGGGATCTCTTCCTAAGTTAAAGGTTGTTTCTTTACGTGATAATCAATTTCACGGAGCTATCATGTGTCCATTGAAATACACATTTCCCCATCTTCGAATCATTGATCTTTCTCAAAATGGTTTCTCAATGAAATTAACATCAGAAATAATCATGTGCTTCAAATCGATGATCATATCCAACAAAAGACTTATGGATTTCAAGGACGAGATTTTCATTGGGGATGAGGTTGTAGATCTTGATTCGTTTTTATTTTCAATGTCCaacaaaggagttgtcatggattATCTTGGGGGTCAATACCTTCGTCACATGGTAGCCATTGATCTTTCATGTAACAAAATTTATGGTGAGATTCCAGATACCATGGGAAGTTTGAATGGTCTTGTGGTGCTCAACTTGTCCAATAACATGTTTACTGGCAGCATCCCATCTTCCTTCGGAAAGCTTTCAAGTCTTGAAGTGTTGGACCTTTCTCTCAATAGCCTGTCAGGAAATATTCCTCAACAACTCACAGGGCTAAACTTCTTGGATTTCTTCAATGTGTCTTTCAACAATCTCTCAGGTCCAATCCCAGAAAATGGGCAACTTTCAACATTTGATGATAATTCATTTAAGGGAAACAAAGATTTGTGCGGGATTCGGTTGTTGAAGAAATGTGAAGATCATCCTAAGCTTCCATTGCAAAAACCTGATGGCGATCAAGATTCTGAGTCAGGATCTTTCTTTgaattgtattggatggtaattctAATTGGATATGGGGGTGGCCTTGTTGCTGGGTTAGCACTGGGAAATGCTTTCGCCATAGATGTTTTTAGGTTGCTGAAAAAGATCTTTTAA